One Peromyscus leucopus breed LL Stock chromosome 14, UCI_PerLeu_2.1, whole genome shotgun sequence genomic window carries:
- the Bdkrb2 gene encoding B2 bradykinin receptor: MHSSWKLPMLLTVHDDPMPTTASFGTEMFNLTTHVLGSSLNGTLLEDNGCPDTEWWSWLNAIQAPFLWVLFLLAALENIFVLSVFCLHKSSCTVAEIYLGNLAAADLILACGLPFWAITIANNFDWLFGEVLCRVVNTMIYMNLYSSICFLMLVSIDRYLALVKTMSMGRMRGVRWAKIYSLVIWGCTMLLSSPMLVFRTMRDYREEGYNVTACVIVYPSRTWEVFTNVLLNLVGFLLPLSIITFCTVRIMQVLRNNEMKKFKEIQTERKATVLVLAVLGLFVLCWVPFQISTFLDTLLRLGVLSGCWDEHVVDVITQISSYVAYSNSCLNPLVYVIVGKRFRKKSREVYQAMCRRGGCMGEPIQMENSLGTLRTSISVERQIHKLQDWAGNRQ, translated from the exons ATGCACTCTTCTTGGAAGCTACCCATGCTCCTAACTGTTCATGACGACCCCATGCCCACCACAGCCTCTTTTGG CACGGAAATGTTCAACCTCACCACACACGTCCTGGGGTCCTCTCTTAACGGGACCCTTTTAGAGGATAACGGTTGCCCCGACACCGAGTGGTGGAGCTGGCTCAATGCCATCCAGGCTCCCTTCCTCTGGGTCCTCTTCCTGCTGGCCGCACTGGAGAACATCTTTGTCCTCagtgtgttctgtctgcacaagAGCAGCTGCACCGTGGCGGAGATCTACCTTGGCAACCTGGCCGCTGCGGACCTCATCCTGGCCTGCGGACTGCCCTTCTGGGCCATCACCATCGCCAATAACTTCGACTGGCTGTTTGGAGAGGTGCTGTGCCGTGTGGTGAACACCATGATCTACATGAACCTCTATAGCAGCATCTGCTTCCTGATGCTTGTGAGTATCGACCGCTACCTGGCACTGGTGAAGACCATGTCCATGGGCCGGATGCGCGGTGTGCGCTGGGCCAAAATCTACAGCCTGGTGATCTGGGGCTGTACGATGCTTCTGAGTTCACCCATGCTGGTGTTCAGGACCATGAGGGACTACAGGGAAGAGGGCTACAATGTCACCGCCTGCGTCATCGTCTACCCATCCCGCACCTGGGAGGTGTTCACCAATGTGCTGCTGAACCTGGTGGGTTTCCTCCTGCCCCTGAGCATCATCACATTCTGCACAGTGAGGATCATGCAAGTGCTGAGGAACAACGAGATGAAGAAGTTCAAGGAGATCCAGACAGAAAGGAAAGCCACTGTGCtggtgctggctgtcctggggctcTTCGTGCTCTGTTGGGTGCCTTTCCAGATCAGCACCTTCCTGGACACGCTACTGCGTCTCGGAGTGCTGTCCGGATGCTGGGACGAGCATGTTGTCGATGTCATCACACAGATCAGCTCCTACGTGGCCTACAGCAACAGCTGCCTCAACCCTCTGGTGTATGTGATCGTGGGCAAGCGCTTCCGGAAGAAGTCCCGAGAGGTGTACCAAGCAATGTGCCGGAGGGGAGGCTGCATGGGAGAACCCATCCAGATGGAGAACTCCCTGGGGACTCTGAGGACCTCTATCTCGGTGGAACGCCAGATCCACAAGCTGCAGGATTGGGCAGGGAACAGACAGTGA